In Drosophila simulans strain w501 chromosome X, Prin_Dsim_3.1, whole genome shotgun sequence, one DNA window encodes the following:
- the LOC6725501 gene encoding pre-rRNA-processing protein esf2 — MKKIKNKSKPKSKPISMEVEETELEEARSDEPQPEEGESANGEANPSDDDDEMELANFKATSSSSAPVKKRKMGIIYISNIPKHMNVTRLREILGEYGTIGRVYLQPEKLSSAKAKKNKRKRYNIHFTEGWVEFKSKRVAKQIVPLLNNKQISGRKTSQFYDSLWSMKYLPRFKWVHLTERMNYEQAVHKQRLHTEVSQARKETTFFQNNLDKSEFIKKQAKKAKKAEKALAAKSDSDA, encoded by the exons atgaagaaaataaaaaataaatcaaagccaaaGAGCAAGCCCATTTCTATGGAAGTGGAGGAGACTGAGCTAGAGGAGGCGCGCTCGGATGAGCCGCAGCCAGAGGAAGGTGAGTCTGCAAATGGGGAGGCAAATCCCTCGGATGACGACGATGAAATGGAGCTGGCCAACTTCAAAGCCACCTCCAGTTCCTCGGCCCCCGTGAAGAAACGCAAGATGGGCATCATCTACATATCCAATATACCCAAGCACATGAATGTGACCCGCCTGCGGGAAATCTTGGGCGAGTACGGCACCATCGGCAGAGTTTACCTGCAGCCGGAGAAGCTGTCAA GTGCCAAAGCGAAAAAGAACAAGCGTAAGCGTTATAATATCCACTTCACCGAGGGCTGGGTGGAATTCAAGTCGAAACGTGTGGCCAAACAGATCGTTCCACTGCTGAACAACAAGCAGATATCCGGGCGCAAGACGTCCCAATTCTATGACTCGCTGTGGAGCATGAAGTACCTGCCGCGCTTCAAGTGGGTCCATCTAACCGAGCGCATGAACTACGAGCAGGCGGTGCACAAGCAACGCCTACACACTGAGGTCTCGCAGGCCCGCAAGGAGACCACCTTCTTCCAGAACAATCTCGACAAGAGCGAGTTCATCAAGAAGCAGGCGAAAAAGGCCAAGAAAGCGGAAAAGGCTCTGGCTGCCAAGAGCGACAGCGATGCCTGA
- the LOC27206913 gene encoding pre-rRNA-processing protein esf2: MMKIENKSKPKPKPSLKPTPMEVGKARSDKPQPKKGKSANGPSAPAEKPEKMHKMGVITISNVPKDMSDMRLYKIMQMHSLIGRVYVQPKELSSFKTNNNQRKGWVEFISKSGAKKIARELNNKPITRNISSPFYGLLWNMKFLPRFKWFHLHDRMEYEFDFMYKRRRAQARKRAALNNPDESEPIKKQAKKAK; the protein is encoded by the exons ATgatgaaaatagaaaataaatcaaagccaaagccaaagccaagccTCAAGCCCACTCCCATGGAAGTGGGGAAGGCTCGCTCTGATAAGCCGCAACCAAAGAAAGGTAAGTCTGCGAATGGGCCATCGGCCCCTGCTGAGAAACCCGAGAAGATGCACAAGATGGGCGTCATCACCATATCCAACGTACCCAAGGACATGAGCGACATGCGCCTGTACAAAATCATGCAAATGCACAGCTTAATCGGCAGAGTTTACGTGCAGCCGAAAGAGCTGTCAA GTTTCAAGACAAATAACAACCAGCGTAAGGGCTGGGTGGAATTCATTTCGAAAAGTGGGGCCAAAAAAATCGCTCGAGAGCTAAACAACAAACCTATAACCAGAAACATATCGTCCCCATTCTATGGCTTGCTGTGGAACATGAAGTTCCTGCCGCGCTTCAAGTGGTTCCATCTACACGATCGCATGGAGTACGAGTTCGACTTTATGTACAAACGCCGTCGCGCGCAGGCCCGCAAGCGGGCCGCCTTGAACAATCCGGATGAGAGCGAGCCCATCAAGAAGCAGGCGAAGAAGGCCAAGTAA
- the LOC6740036 gene encoding T-complex protein 1 subunit beta, whose translation MEMSLNPVRVLKNEAQEEKAEMARLSSFIGAIAIGDLVKSTLGPKGMDKILVATGRNAGQVEVTNDGATILRAVGVDNPAAKILVDMSRVQDEEVGDGTTSVTVLASELLREAEKLVEQKLHPQIIVSGWRQATQVALEALTAAAQDNSSNNEKFRNDLLNIARTTLSSKILHQHKDFFANLAVDAVMRLKGSGELKSIQIIKKSGGTLGDSFLDEGFLLDKKPGVHQPQRIENARILIANTPMDTDKIKVFGSSIKVDSLAKIADLEMAEKEKMKEKVDKILKHKCNVFINRQLIYNYPEQLFADARVMSIEHADFDGIERLAYCTGGEIVSTFENPSLVKLGECDVIEQVMIGEDTLMRFSGVKLGEACTIVIRGATQQILDEADRSLHDALCVLAATIKESRIIYGGGCSEALMATAVLKKAAETPGKEAIAIEAFARALLSLPTAIADNAGYDSAQLVSELRAGHAQGNKTLGLDMELGKVADVRELGITESFAVKRQVLMSASEAAEMILRVDNIIRCAPRRRVPDRGYC comes from the exons ATG GAGATGTCCTTGAATCCCGTGCGCGTGCTCAAGAATGAGGCGCAGGAGGAGAAGGCCGAGATGGCCCGTCTGTCCTCGTTCATTGGCGCCATCGCCATTGGTGATCTGGTGAAGAGTACGCTGGGTCCGAAGGGTATGGACAAGATCCTGGTGGCCACCGGACGCAACGCCGGTCAGGTTGAGGTGACCAACGATGGTGCCACCATTCTGCGTGCCGTCGGTGTGGACAATCCGGCCGCCAAGATTCTGGTCGATATGTCGCGTGTGCAGGACGAGGAAGTGGGCGATGGCACCACCTCGGTCACCGTTCTGGCCTCGGAACTGCTGCGCGAGGCGGAGAAACTAGTCGAACAGAAACTGCACCCACAGATCATCGTCTCTGGCTGGCGTCAGGCCACCCAGGTGGCACTGGAGGCGCTCACCGCCGCCGCTCAGGACAACTCGTCCAATAACGAGAAGTTCCGCAATGACCTGCTGAACATTGCCCGCACCACGCTCTCCTCGAAGATCTTGCACCAGCACAAGGACTTCTTCGCCAATCTGGCTGTGGATGCCGTGATGCGTCTGAAGGGCTCCGGTGAGCTCAAGTCCATACAGATCATCAAGAAGTCGGGCGGCACTCTGGGAGACTCCTTCCTGGACGAGGGCTTCCTGCTGGACAAGAAGCCCGGCGTGCACCAGCCACAGCGT ATTGAGAATGCCAGAATCCTGATTGCCAACACGCCCATGGACACCGATAAGATTAAGGTGttcggcagcagcatcaaGGTCGATTCGCTGGCCAAGATCGCCGACCTGGAGATGGCCGAGAAGGAGAAGATGAAGGAAAAGGTGGACAAGATCCTGAAGCACAAGTGCAACGTGTTCATCAACCGGCAATTGATCTACAACTATCCGGAGCAGCTGTTTGCCGATGCCCGTGTGATGTCCATCGAGCATGCCGATTTCGATGGCATCGAGCGTCTGGCCTATTGCACCGGCGGCGAGATTGTCTCCACCTTTGAGAATCCCTCGCTGGTGAAGCTTGGCGAATGCGATGTCATCGAACAGGTGATGATCGGCGAGGATACGCTGATGCGTTTCAGCGGCGTGAAGCTGGGCGAGGCCTGCACCATCGTGATCCGCGGTGCTACCCAACAGATTTTGGACGAGGCTGATCGTTCCCTGCACGACGCCCTCTGCGTGCTGGCGGCCACCATCAAGGAGTCGCGCATCATTTACGGCGGCGGCTGCTCCGAGGCTCTAATGGCCACCGCCGTGCTGAAGAAGGCGGCCGAGACACCCGGCAAGGAGGCCATCGCCATCGAGGCCTTTGCCC GCGCTCTGCTGTCCCTGCCCACGGCCATTGCCGACAATGCTGGCTACGATTCAGCCCAACTGGTGTCGGAGCTGCGCGCCGGCCACGCCCAGGGCAATAAGACTCTGGGTCTGGACATGGAGCTGGGCAAGGTGGCCGATGTCCGTGAACTGGGCATCACCGAGTCGTTCGCCGTCAAGCGCCAAGTTCTGATGTCCGCCTCCGAGGCTGCCGAGATGATCCTGCGCGTGGACAACATCATTCGCTGCGCTCCACGCCGACGCGTTCCCGACAGGGGCTACTGCTAG